One window of the Shewanella maritima genome contains the following:
- the astE gene encoding succinylglutamate desuccinylase, translated as MLQASIKDNDFLAFTLAHPQAIDAPFKVNTNSNVNVEVLDTGVICFTPKDYQKDIVLSCAVHGNETAPIEICNELITGLLTGELTLKQRVLFLIGNPPSIHNKTRFVEENMNRLFSGGHANGDTQNQERVRAKALEGYVRDFFEQNDDKQRIHYDLHTAIKPSKHEKFAIYPYRHGKSYSGEQMMFLAACGVDTILYHHEPTTTFSYYSSNEFGADAFTVELGKVMPFGQNDMSKFAKAKAMLTALVTQTEVELPAYEAEQLNLYKVSRSVNKHFEDFTFSFADSTENFTQFNKGEVLATEGGQQVIIEHDIEAIVFPNAKVPVGQRTVLCLIPAPNEDVQ; from the coding sequence GTGTTACAAGCATCAATTAAAGATAATGATTTCCTCGCATTTACGTTAGCTCACCCACAAGCAATCGACGCACCATTTAAGGTAAATACCAACAGCAATGTTAACGTTGAAGTGCTCGATACTGGGGTAATTTGCTTTACACCTAAGGACTATCAAAAGGACATCGTACTGTCTTGCGCTGTGCACGGTAACGAGACGGCGCCAATTGAAATTTGCAATGAGTTGATTACTGGCTTATTAACTGGCGAGTTAACGCTAAAGCAACGAGTATTGTTTCTAATTGGCAATCCGCCATCTATTCACAACAAGACCCGATTTGTCGAAGAGAACATGAACCGTTTATTTAGCGGCGGGCATGCAAACGGTGACACCCAAAACCAAGAGCGAGTGCGCGCTAAAGCCTTAGAAGGTTATGTACGAGACTTCTTTGAGCAAAATGATGACAAACAGCGTATTCACTATGACCTGCACACCGCAATAAAACCATCAAAGCATGAGAAGTTTGCCATTTACCCTTATCGTCATGGTAAGAGCTACAGTGGTGAGCAGATGATGTTTTTGGCCGCATGTGGTGTCGATACCATTTTGTATCACCACGAACCGACAACCACATTTAGCTACTATTCATCTAATGAGTTTGGCGCCGATGCGTTTACGGTTGAGTTAGGTAAGGTCATGCCGTTTGGGCAAAACGATATGAGTAAATTTGCTAAAGCGAAAGCCATGCTAACCGCGCTTGTGACTCAAACTGAAGTTGAATTACCAGCCTATGAAGCTGAGCAGCTAAACCTATATAAAGTGTCACGCTCAGTGAATAAACACTTTGAAGACTTCACATTCAGCTTTGCAGATAGTACAGAGAACTTTACTCAATTTAATAAAGGCGAGGTGTTAGCCACTGAAGGTGGCCAACAAGTCATCATTGAGCATGATATTGAAGCAATTGTATTCCCAAATGCAAAAGTTCCTGTCGGGCAACGCACAGTATTATGTTTGATCCCTGCACCAAATGAAGATGTGCAGTAA
- a CDS encoding thiamine pyrophosphate-dependent dehydrogenase E1 component subunit alpha — MSNATTNNDTVHRVSFLDKASLHIPTLRILQADGTTYEQAVLPNIDQELANKIYDTCVFTRVLDERMLGAQRQGRISFYMTCTGEEAAVIGSAAALDDGDVILAQYREHAALRYRGFPTEQFMNQMFSNEKDFGKGRQMPIHYGSQELNYQTISSPLATQIPQATGVAYGLKLQGKRNVAVCYFGEGAASEGDFHAGLNMAAVLKSPTIFFCRNNGYAISTPTEEQYAGNGIASRGVGYGMHTIRVDGNDMLAVLAATQQARAYALEHNGPVLIEAMSYRLGAHSSSDDPSGYRSKEEEAKWQQHDPVKRFKLWMINKGWLDEATDAELHEKYREEVLSAVKTAEKLPAPHIDEIIEDVFDKPTPALKKQLSELKEHINKYPNAYPKSAGRI; from the coding sequence ATGAGCAACGCAACAACGAATAATGACACTGTGCATCGTGTCAGCTTCTTAGATAAAGCGTCATTGCACATTCCAACCTTGCGCATTTTGCAAGCGGACGGCACCACTTATGAACAAGCGGTTTTGCCAAATATTGATCAAGAGCTAGCGAACAAAATTTATGACACTTGCGTATTCACGCGAGTGCTAGACGAGCGTATGCTCGGTGCCCAGCGTCAAGGTCGTATTAGTTTCTATATGACATGTACTGGTGAAGAAGCGGCCGTGATTGGCAGTGCTGCAGCGCTTGATGATGGCGACGTTATTCTTGCGCAGTATCGTGAACACGCGGCACTAAGATACCGCGGCTTTCCGACTGAGCAGTTTATGAATCAAATGTTCAGTAACGAGAAAGACTTTGGTAAAGGTCGTCAAATGCCGATCCACTATGGCAGCCAAGAGTTAAATTACCAAACCATTTCATCGCCGCTAGCCACGCAAATTCCACAAGCAACGGGTGTCGCTTATGGTCTTAAGCTACAAGGCAAGCGCAATGTGGCTGTATGTTACTTTGGTGAAGGTGCAGCGTCGGAAGGTGACTTCCACGCAGGTCTAAACATGGCTGCGGTACTTAAATCACCCACTATTTTCTTTTGCCGTAATAATGGTTACGCAATTTCAACACCAACTGAAGAGCAATATGCAGGCAATGGTATTGCTAGCCGTGGTGTAGGCTACGGCATGCACACTATCCGTGTTGATGGTAACGACATGTTGGCCGTGTTAGCTGCAACTCAGCAGGCTCGAGCTTATGCACTTGAGCACAATGGACCAGTATTGATTGAAGCCATGTCATACCGTCTTGGCGCTCACTCTTCATCAGATGACCCATCAGGCTATCGTTCAAAAGAAGAAGAAGCAAAATGGCAGCAACATGACCCAGTTAAGCGCTTTAAGTTATGGATGATCAACAAGGGTTGGTTAGACGAAGCCACAGACGCTGAGCTACACGAAAAGTATCGTGAAGAAGTATTGTCAGCTGTGAAAACCGCTGAAAAACTGCCTGCTCCACATATTGATGAAATCATTGAAGATGTTTTTGACAAGCCAACACCAGCGCTTAAGAAGCAACTAAGTGAATTGAAAGAGCATATTAACAAGTATCCAAATGCTTATCCTAAAAGTGCAGGGAGAATTTAA